Proteins from a genomic interval of Pristis pectinata isolate sPriPec2 chromosome 9, sPriPec2.1.pri, whole genome shotgun sequence:
- the fbxo32 gene encoding F-box only protein 32, giving the protein MPFLGQDWRSPGQSWIKTDSGWKRSKDDANNNVDPLNSFCNEEFDKENFLNNVGYDLMTKKRKKDLLNNNTKIQYFHHDTWISVHKGSTKERHGYCTLGEAFNRLDFSSAIRDTRRFNYVVRLLELIAKSQLTSLSGIAQKNYMNILEKVVQKVLEDQRDIRLIKELLNSLYATICALVKGVGKCVLVGNINTWVYRMEVILHWQQQLNNIRIIRPLSPGLTLTDLPMCLQLNIMERLSDGRDIVNLGQVSPTLQVLSEDRLLWKRLCHYHFTERQIRKRLILSEKGHLDWKKMYFKLGRCYPKREQYGDTLQFCRHCHILFWKDTNHPCTANDPVGSYTSISPLEFISLFKF; this is encoded by the exons ATGCCCTTCTTGGGTCAGGACTGGAGGTCCCCCGGTCAGAGTTGGATCAAAACCGACAGTGGCTGGAAGAGGTCGAAGGATGATGCAAATAACAACGTGGATCCGCTGAACAG TTTCTGCAATGAAGAATTTGATAAAGAGAACTTTTTGAACAATGTTGGGTATGATTTGATgacaaagaaaagaaagaaggatCTCTTGAATAACAACACAAAAATCCAAT ATTTTCACCATGATACTTGGATCTCAGTTCACAAAGGAAGCACAAAGGAG CGCCATGGATATTGCACCCTGGGTGAGGCTTTTAACCGCTTGgacttctccagtgcaatccggGACACCAGAAGATTCAATTACGTTGTCCGG TTGCTGGAGCTCATTGCAAAATCCCAGCTCACGTCCCTCAGTGGGATTGCCCAGAAAAACTACATGAACATTCTGGAGAAAGTTGTGCAGAAAG tgctggaagaccagcgTGATATCCGGCTAATTAAGGAGCTGCTCAACAGTCTGTATGCCACTATTTGTGCACTGGTCAAAGGTGTGGGAAAGTGTGTCCTTGTGGGAAACATAAACACCTGGGTCTACAGAATGGAGGTCATTCTTCACTGGCAGCAGCAGTTGAACAACATTCGTATCATCAGG CCTCTGTCTCCAGGATTGACTCTCACAGACCTACCAATGTGCCTGCAATTGAACATCATGGAGAGGTTGTCTGATGGGAGAGATATTGTCAACCTTGGACAGGTATCTCCCACCCTGCAAGTGCTGAGCGAGGACAGGCTTCTGTGGAAGAGACTGTGCCACTACCACTTCACAGAGCGCCAG ATTCGCAAACGTCTCATTTTATCTGAGAAGGGTCACTTGGATTGGAAGAAGATGTACTTTAAACTTGGGAGATGCTACCCAAAGAGAGAACAATATGGGGACACACTGCAGTTCTGCAGACATTGCCACATCCTCTTCTGGAAG GATACTAATCATCCTTGCACAGCTAATGACCCTGTTGGCTCTTACACTTCCATTTCACCTCTTGAGTTCATCAGTCTCTTCAAGTTCTGA